The proteins below are encoded in one region of Nilaparvata lugens isolate BPH chromosome X, ASM1435652v1, whole genome shotgun sequence:
- the LOC111052523 gene encoding THAP domain-containing protein 1-like encodes MVIYCIAFECKNGHVKGNEIPFHSFPFKRPKLLKLWIEAIKRKNWKPSKSSRICGAHFLSTDYLQKPGSTQKLLKPDAIPSMFSFPSHLLKKVSQRRRRIMKEEAPPSTSIKEEISIDLPSCSSQQIMNIDLLSTSRQEMMDTDQGTSSQQNKNDSLTQTPSYFDRTYYLMNRKVKTLRQKIRRRDTKISSMEDAIRRIKSFNLQLL; translated from the exons ATGGTGATatattgtattgcatttgaatgcaagaatgggcatgttaaaggaaatgaaataccatttcacag ttTTCCCTTCAAAAGACCAAAACTACTTAAGCTTTGGATTGAAGCTATTAAAAGAAAGAATTGGAAACCATCAAAAAGTAGTAGAATTTGTGGTGCTCATTTTCTATCTACTGATTATTTACAAAAGCCAGGATCGACTCAGAAACTTCTGAAACCAGATGCTATACCTAGCATGTTCTCATTTCCATCTCATCTATTGAAGAAGGTGTCCCAGCGAAGAAGGAGAATTATGAAAGAA GAAGCGCCACCATCAACTTCTATCAAAGAAGAGATTTCTATAGATCTGCCTTCATGTTCAAGCCAGcaaataatgaatattgatcTGCTATCAACATCAAGGCAGGAAATGATGGATACAGATCAAGGAACATCAAGTCAACAAAATAAGAACGATTCTTTGACACAGACACCTTCTTATTTTGATAgaacatattatttaatgaatcGAAAAGTTAAAACTTTGAGGCAAAAAATTAGGAGAAGGGACACCAAGATCTCGTCAATGGAAGATGCCATACGAAGAATCaaatcgttcaatttacaattattataa